From the genome of Pseudomonadota bacterium, one region includes:
- the cas3 gene encoding CRISPR-associated helicase Cas3': protein MTDFNTWFRRVVGESVSPHPWQCTLATRTDPASRLIRIPTGLGKTLGVLAAWSWHRIERADDRWPRRLVWCLPMRVLVEQTEAIVRAALDRTDLLWDTASDHTGRVGVHTLMGGAEADGDWNLFPEACAVLVGTQDMLLSRALNRGYATGRARWPFEFGLLSHDALWVMDEVQLMDVGLATSAQLQAFHDEDAPKGLRPRSTWWMSATLQPDWLESVDTAPRHSEWVRDPCVVPADQRTGDAWSITKQLQLATLARQDAESFARLVLDEHAQLIDGVNGRITLVVCNTVDRACQTFACLRERAPAQPVELIHSRFRGAERARWRQRFLSRAACTPGNNRIIVATQVVEAGVDISAGCIVTDLAPWPSLVQRFGRCARYGGRGTVVVVDRGRDALAAPPYSSAELEAAWDAIQGLSSAEVGIAALELFEEHLPENVRARLYPYEPQHLLLRREFEELFDTTPDLTGGELDISRFIRAGTEKDVLVFWTDAPPGKKGRPGSTPPPERQPSRAELCAVPFLTARDWLCGKESGKSRKPRLRPGVRAWTWDWIDGEWVVADRAMLTPGRLVCVASDAGGYSVERGFDPTSRAPVPPVPPPPLAARPSAQLDADRRGDSESLSVAAWKTIACHSREVVEIAEGIARAVGLRSDLRRVLELAGQWHDLGKAHPAFQGAIRHEQRPARQDLAKAPRSAWPKPPKTYRTSDDRDLRPGLRHELASALALFAVLRRHAPLHEALLGPWREALPLLGQALPEASAPTPPTPGEQAVLDCSAEDFDLLAYLVACHHGKVRVALHAGPKDQDYRATDDGHGLPIRGVREGDVLPSLAAVEDPGGPPLTPLTLTLEPAALGLSAVTGRSWRERTLGLIARLGPGALAWLEGLLMAADRRASARTTADPIFAPHQEPPR, encoded by the coding sequence ATGACTGATTTCAACACCTGGTTCCGGCGCGTCGTCGGTGAGTCCGTCTCGCCGCACCCCTGGCAATGTACGCTCGCCACGAGAACGGACCCCGCCAGCCGCCTGATTCGCATACCCACGGGCTTGGGAAAGACGCTGGGCGTGCTCGCCGCCTGGTCTTGGCACCGCATCGAGCGTGCCGACGATCGCTGGCCACGCCGGTTGGTCTGGTGTCTGCCGATGCGCGTGCTGGTCGAGCAGACAGAGGCCATCGTGCGAGCGGCGCTAGACCGCACTGACCTGCTCTGGGATACCGCTTCCGACCACACGGGCCGAGTCGGCGTGCACACCCTCATGGGCGGCGCCGAGGCCGACGGTGACTGGAACCTCTTCCCTGAGGCGTGCGCGGTGCTTGTCGGCACGCAGGACATGTTGCTCTCCCGCGCGTTGAACCGCGGCTACGCCACTGGGCGCGCGCGCTGGCCCTTCGAGTTCGGATTGCTCAGTCACGATGCGCTATGGGTGATGGACGAGGTCCAGCTGATGGACGTTGGGCTGGCCACCAGTGCTCAGCTCCAGGCCTTTCACGACGAAGACGCGCCGAAGGGACTGCGGCCGCGAAGCACCTGGTGGATGAGCGCAACCTTGCAGCCCGACTGGCTGGAGAGCGTCGACACGGCGCCCCGACACAGCGAATGGGTTCGCGACCCCTGCGTCGTACCAGCGGACCAGCGCACGGGTGATGCATGGTCGATCACGAAGCAGCTTCAGCTGGCCACCCTTGCGCGGCAGGACGCGGAGTCCTTCGCTCGCCTCGTGCTAGACGAGCATGCGCAGCTGATCGACGGCGTTAACGGCCGCATCACCCTGGTTGTCTGCAATACCGTGGACCGCGCCTGCCAGACCTTCGCGTGCCTGCGCGAGCGGGCCCCCGCGCAACCTGTCGAGCTCATTCACAGCCGCTTTCGCGGCGCCGAGCGCGCGAGGTGGCGCCAGCGCTTCCTCAGCCGCGCCGCCTGTACGCCCGGCAATAACCGCATCATTGTCGCGACGCAGGTCGTCGAAGCGGGGGTCGATATCTCCGCCGGGTGCATCGTCACGGACCTCGCACCGTGGCCCAGCCTGGTGCAGCGCTTCGGTCGCTGTGCTCGCTACGGTGGACGGGGCACGGTGGTCGTCGTCGATCGCGGGCGCGACGCGCTCGCCGCACCACCCTACTCCAGTGCAGAACTTGAGGCGGCCTGGGACGCGATCCAAGGGCTCAGCAGCGCCGAGGTCGGCATCGCCGCGCTGGAGCTCTTCGAAGAGCACCTGCCTGAGAACGTCCGCGCGCGACTCTACCCATACGAGCCCCAGCACCTCCTGCTCCGCCGCGAATTCGAAGAGCTCTTCGACACGACACCCGATCTCACAGGTGGCGAGCTGGACATCAGCCGCTTCATCCGGGCCGGCACGGAAAAAGACGTGCTCGTGTTCTGGACCGACGCACCTCCCGGCAAGAAGGGCAGGCCTGGATCGACACCACCGCCGGAGCGCCAGCCGAGCCGCGCCGAGCTGTGCGCCGTGCCCTTCCTCACGGCACGCGACTGGCTCTGCGGCAAGGAATCGGGCAAGAGTCGCAAACCACGGCTCCGCCCCGGTGTCAGAGCCTGGACGTGGGACTGGATCGACGGCGAGTGGGTGGTCGCCGACCGCGCAATGCTGACGCCGGGTCGCCTGGTCTGCGTCGCAAGCGACGCCGGCGGCTACAGCGTCGAGCGCGGCTTTGACCCGACCTCGCGCGCTCCTGTGCCTCCGGTGCCACCTCCTCCCTTAGCAGCACGACCCAGCGCCCAGCTCGACGCGGACAGGCGCGGTGACAGCGAGAGCCTGAGCGTCGCCGCGTGGAAGACCATCGCCTGTCACAGTCGCGAGGTTGTCGAAATCGCCGAGGGCATCGCCCGGGCGGTGGGCCTGCGTAGTGACCTGCGCCGAGTCCTCGAGCTCGCTGGCCAGTGGCACGATCTGGGCAAGGCACACCCGGCCTTTCAGGGGGCCATCCGCCACGAGCAGCGTCCCGCTCGCCAGGATCTCGCCAAGGCGCCGAGAAGCGCGTGGCCCAAGCCGCCCAAGACCTACCGCACGAGCGACGACCGCGATCTCAGACCGGGGCTGCGGCACGAGCTGGCGAGCGCCCTCGCGCTCTTCGCCGTTCTCAGACGTCACGCCCCGCTGCACGAAGCCCTGCTCGGTCCCTGGCGCGAAGCGCTGCCGCTCCTGGGTCAAGCGCTTCCTGAGGCCTCTGCGCCCACCCCACCCACACCAGGCGAACAAGCCGTGCTCGACTGCTCGGCCGAGGATTTCGATCTGCTGGCCTACCTGGTCGCGTGCCATCACGGAAAGGTTCGCGTCGCGCTCCATGCGGGACCCAAAGACCAAGACTACCGGGCAACCGATGATGGGCACGGGCTGCCTATTCGCGGCGTGCGGGAGGGCGACGTGCTGCCCTCGCTCGCCGCCGTGGAGGACCCTGGAGGCCCGCCGCTGACACCGCTGACGCTCACCCTCGAACCCGCCGCGCTCGGCTTGTCCGCGGTAACTGGTCGCAGCTGGCGCGAACGAACGCTGGGGCTCATAGCGCGCCTAGGCCCGGGGGCACTGGCTTGGCTGGAAGGGCTGTTGATGGCGGCCGACCGCCGGGCCTCCGCGCGAACCACCGCGGACCCGATCTTCGCGCCGCACCAGGAGCCACCCCGATGA
- the csx17 gene encoding type I-U CRISPR-associated protein Csx17 codes for MTLHLHHLAGCTPAPLAYYLKALGILRVLAEQTPDSQARGWWQDEHFCLLSTLERAELERFLLTGYAPTAFVSPWNKGSGFYRQDDPALDPIERSTAARFAPFRAGIAAARGPLAQIAAADAAIRQLKTTTKVKKGMSDAEKRTARARESDLEHKRELALAEKNFKALKAELFTPFLRSWRGPHRRWLDAAMVLLDDGRAAWPSLLGTGGCDGRLDFTNNAMQRLGDLFDLAAPDGRCKPAATELLAHSLWDTPTDGLLCGAAIGQFLPGGAGGANSSSGPGGDSLVNPWDFILMLEGALLFSARSTRRLDPFATSRASAPFAVRAHAAGHGTRGHEKADRGEQWMPLWSNPTSLADLEAMIGEARLQLGRQVAHRPIDVARALSRLGATRGITAFNRFGYLERNGQSKIAVPLGRLGVYSRPRAHLIDDLAPWIDRLQRLARDQHAPRRLVLAEGGLADAVFAALTHDDAPPRWQAVLLAAGSVEALQASGTAFKAGPLPPLAPEWIVAADDGTVEWRLACALGSAAASYDATRRPHDPVRHHWLPLQPGGRRFLEQDKHLRRDSRVVMMGRDPVADFGALVQRRVIEAAQHGQRRLPLVSARGCDAHPADLAALLAGEVDLERVSILARSLMAVRWERCASAPCAQARRDPWPDEAWIAVRLCCLPWPLETQRSIPVDEGTIRRLLAGDAAGAVALALRRLRSAGLRPPLRAAFADAATAKRWAAALAFPVSQRCARAMAQRFDPQQHKELT; via the coding sequence ATGACGCTCCACCTGCACCATCTCGCCGGCTGCACCCCCGCGCCGCTGGCGTACTACCTTAAGGCACTCGGGATCCTGCGCGTCCTGGCCGAGCAAACGCCCGACTCGCAGGCCCGCGGCTGGTGGCAAGATGAGCACTTCTGCCTGCTGAGCACGCTCGAGCGCGCCGAGCTGGAGCGCTTTCTGCTCACAGGCTATGCGCCAACGGCCTTTGTTTCCCCCTGGAACAAGGGTTCAGGCTTCTACAGGCAGGACGACCCCGCGCTGGATCCCATCGAGCGATCGACTGCCGCCCGCTTCGCACCCTTCCGCGCGGGTATCGCGGCGGCCCGCGGTCCCCTCGCCCAGATCGCCGCTGCCGATGCTGCCATCCGGCAGCTCAAGACCACGACCAAAGTGAAGAAGGGCATGAGCGACGCGGAGAAGCGCACCGCGCGGGCGAGGGAAAGCGACCTCGAGCACAAACGCGAACTCGCTCTTGCCGAAAAAAACTTCAAGGCGCTCAAGGCCGAGCTCTTCACTCCCTTCCTCCGGTCCTGGCGCGGCCCGCACCGCCGCTGGCTCGACGCGGCGATGGTGTTGCTCGATGACGGACGCGCAGCCTGGCCCTCGCTGCTCGGCACCGGCGGCTGCGATGGCCGTCTCGACTTCACGAATAACGCGATGCAGCGTCTCGGTGACCTCTTCGACCTGGCCGCGCCTGATGGTCGATGCAAGCCAGCGGCGACCGAACTCCTCGCGCACAGCCTATGGGACACACCCACGGATGGCCTGCTCTGCGGCGCCGCTATCGGCCAGTTCCTGCCCGGTGGCGCGGGAGGCGCCAACAGCAGCAGCGGTCCCGGGGGCGACAGCCTGGTCAACCCGTGGGACTTCATCCTGATGCTTGAGGGCGCCCTGCTCTTCAGTGCGCGATCGACGCGACGCCTCGATCCATTCGCGACGAGCCGAGCCAGCGCCCCCTTCGCCGTTCGAGCGCATGCCGCCGGCCACGGCACGCGGGGGCATGAGAAGGCCGATCGGGGTGAGCAGTGGATGCCCTTGTGGTCCAACCCGACCAGTCTGGCCGACCTGGAGGCAATGATCGGCGAGGCCCGCCTCCAGCTCGGGAGGCAAGTCGCTCACCGCCCGATCGACGTCGCCCGTGCGCTGTCACGCCTCGGCGCGACCCGCGGGATCACTGCGTTCAATCGCTTCGGGTACCTGGAGCGCAATGGCCAATCGAAGATCGCGGTGCCACTGGGACGGCTGGGGGTTTACTCGCGGCCCCGTGCGCATCTGATCGACGATCTCGCCCCCTGGATCGATCGTCTCCAGCGATTGGCCCGGGACCAACATGCGCCCAGACGGCTCGTACTGGCGGAGGGCGGGCTCGCCGACGCCGTTTTTGCGGCTCTGACCCACGACGACGCTCCCCCACGCTGGCAGGCGGTTCTGCTTGCGGCGGGCAGTGTGGAAGCCCTGCAGGCCAGCGGAACGGCGTTCAAGGCCGGACCGCTTCCGCCGCTCGCGCCGGAGTGGATCGTCGCGGCTGATGACGGCACCGTCGAGTGGCGCCTCGCTTGCGCACTGGGCAGCGCCGCTGCCTCGTACGATGCGACACGCCGGCCGCACGACCCGGTTCGGCATCACTGGCTACCGCTCCAGCCCGGCGGCCGTCGCTTCCTGGAGCAAGACAAACACCTGCGGCGCGACTCTCGGGTCGTGATGATGGGTCGCGATCCCGTGGCGGACTTCGGGGCGCTGGTGCAACGGCGGGTGATCGAGGCGGCTCAACACGGCCAGCGCCGGCTGCCTCTCGTGTCGGCGCGCGGATGCGACGCGCATCCCGCGGACCTCGCCGCGCTCCTTGCGGGCGAGGTTGACCTGGAGCGCGTCTCCATACTGGCGCGCTCCCTGATGGCCGTCCGCTGGGAGCGCTGCGCTTCCGCGCCATGCGCGCAGGCGCGCCGCGACCCCTGGCCCGACGAGGCCTGGATCGCCGTTCGCCTCTGCTGCCTGCCGTGGCCGCTGGAGACCCAGCGATCGATCCCCGTCGACGAGGGAACGATTCGCCGCCTCCTCGCCGGCGATGCCGCCGGCGCGGTGGCTCTCGCGCTGCGGCGCCTGCGCAGCGCTGGCCTCCGACCGCCACTACGCGCGGCTTTCGCCGATGCCGCCACGGCGAAGCGCTGGGCCGCCGCCCTCGCCTTTCCAGTCAGCCAGCGCTGCGCGCGTGCGATGGCCCAACGCTTCGATCCCCAGCAGCACAAGGAGCTAACATGA
- the cas7u gene encoding type I-U CRISPR-associated protein Cas7, which produces MSINLTALDQATRLLFTVPLRPIQSDRFQPTGFPSLGAATYQTNQGPKLLVESTQSMANRLEATCWDYAAHTPVPVLRGTSHVTVTRNGAFLTDTMLEAHRLNSPYILENKADASLAKKLKADLGGLEEGPINRKLLAAVLLRYDIGSLIHGVFLAKKELAGGRLRVARALSAFIEASGVRIAASGGVKNDHVNPSGVTKDGFGNVPFARDEFTADRIDCHINLDLAQLRGYGLGPEAERLLILLALHRVRKLLDGDLRLRTACDLQRVEDGAIVATRPNGFVLPPLAEFEAALAAAIAACAPQMLQETVVFDGPLKKGKDEDTTSTDEDEASDDAEHDEHGS; this is translated from the coding sequence ATGAGCATCAATCTCACCGCGCTCGATCAGGCGACGCGCCTGCTCTTCACCGTGCCTCTGCGTCCGATCCAGTCGGACCGCTTCCAGCCGACCGGCTTCCCGAGCCTCGGGGCCGCCACCTACCAGACGAACCAGGGGCCCAAGCTGCTGGTTGAGAGCACCCAGAGCATGGCGAATCGCCTCGAGGCGACCTGCTGGGACTACGCGGCCCACACCCCCGTGCCGGTGCTTCGCGGCACCTCCCATGTGACGGTCACCCGCAATGGGGCCTTCCTCACCGACACGATGCTCGAGGCCCATCGCCTCAACAGCCCCTACATCTTAGAGAACAAGGCCGACGCCTCCTTGGCAAAGAAGCTCAAGGCCGACCTCGGCGGCCTCGAGGAGGGACCGATCAACCGTAAGCTCCTCGCCGCGGTGCTGCTGCGCTACGACATCGGCAGCCTGATCCACGGCGTGTTCCTCGCAAAGAAGGAGCTGGCAGGCGGGCGCCTGCGGGTGGCTCGGGCCCTCTCCGCCTTCATCGAGGCCAGCGGCGTGCGCATCGCGGCCTCCGGTGGCGTCAAGAACGACCACGTAAACCCGTCGGGCGTAACCAAAGATGGCTTCGGCAACGTGCCCTTCGCGCGCGATGAGTTCACAGCCGATCGTATCGACTGCCATATCAACCTCGATCTCGCCCAGCTCCGTGGCTATGGGCTTGGGCCCGAGGCCGAGCGACTCCTGATCCTGCTCGCGCTGCACCGCGTCCGGAAACTACTGGACGGCGATCTTCGGCTGCGCACCGCCTGCGATCTCCAGCGGGTCGAAGACGGTGCGATTGTCGCGACGCGCCCCAACGGCTTCGTGCTCCCGCCCCTGGCCGAGTTCGAAGCAGCCTTAGCCGCGGCCATCGCCGCGTGCGCGCCGCAGATGCTGCAAGAGACCGTCGTCTTCGACGGACCGCTCAAGAAGGGGAAGGACGAGGACACCACCAGCACCGACGAAGATGAAGCGAGTGACGACGCGGAGCACGACGAGCACGGGAGCTGA
- the cas5u6u gene encoding type I-U CRISPR-associated protein Cas5/Cas6 yields the protein MPTLLLSFPGGRYHATPPGHHVNEGLVEWPPSPWRLLRALIACGYATHHWSEVPATARRLIEALASTLPTYRLPQASVAHSRHFMPLGTLKNGRESTTLVYDTWAEVGQQPLAVRWPCALAREAHTLFGSLATQLGYLGRSESWVVASAIGDDATLPPGQDAYPHSGDASVSPHWEQVSLLVPELPETYADWRKSSVANALDAHPLPDAKKRPSKKLLKERTAAVASYPSDLLDCLQRDTAWWKGHGWGQPPGSRRVLYLRRSDALTVGPPAAYTRRPSGHVAAMLLALTTPRGTRSALPTRARTLPQGELLHRALVSVAARGESVLCPALTGRDEGGKLLRGHRHASILPTDLDRDGHLDHILVHAPMGLDPRAQQAIRSLRRTWTRGGVGDLQLAVAGQGSLADLLGLSSPLDVGIRQLLGPTGSASAWVSETPFVPPRHPKPRGSSSIEGQVLAELASRDLPSAEVRVLPWNEQNHALRHAVRVRRHPAHPPPVDAGFAISLIFSVPVPGPISLGYAAHFGLGQFRALEV from the coding sequence ATGCCCACCCTGCTGCTGAGCTTCCCGGGAGGGCGCTACCACGCCACGCCTCCGGGGCACCATGTCAACGAGGGCCTCGTGGAGTGGCCCCCGAGTCCGTGGCGACTGCTTCGCGCCTTGATCGCCTGCGGCTACGCCACTCACCATTGGAGCGAAGTTCCTGCCACCGCGCGCCGCCTGATCGAGGCGCTCGCGAGCACTCTGCCGACTTACCGCTTGCCGCAGGCCAGCGTCGCGCACAGTCGGCACTTCATGCCGCTGGGCACGCTTAAGAATGGCCGCGAGAGCACGACGCTCGTCTACGACACCTGGGCCGAGGTTGGCCAGCAACCGCTCGCCGTGCGCTGGCCCTGTGCTCTCGCTCGCGAAGCACATACGCTCTTCGGCAGCCTGGCCACACAGCTCGGATATCTCGGTCGCAGCGAGAGCTGGGTCGTCGCCAGCGCGATCGGCGACGACGCCACCCTGCCTCCCGGCCAAGACGCCTACCCCCACAGTGGCGATGCTTCGGTCAGCCCCCATTGGGAGCAGGTCTCCTTGCTGGTACCGGAGCTCCCCGAGACCTACGCCGATTGGCGTAAGAGCAGCGTGGCGAATGCCCTCGATGCCCATCCGCTGCCCGACGCCAAGAAGCGGCCATCGAAGAAGCTGCTCAAGGAACGCACGGCGGCTGTTGCCAGCTACCCATCCGATCTGCTCGACTGCCTGCAACGAGACACGGCGTGGTGGAAGGGCCACGGCTGGGGTCAACCGCCCGGTTCGCGCCGCGTGCTCTATTTGCGCCGCAGCGACGCGCTCACCGTCGGCCCTCCCGCCGCCTACACCCGGAGACCAAGCGGTCACGTTGCGGCCATGCTGCTCGCACTCACCACGCCGAGAGGCACTCGCTCTGCCTTGCCAACGCGCGCCCGAACCCTCCCTCAGGGCGAACTCCTGCACCGCGCACTCGTTTCAGTGGCCGCACGCGGTGAGTCTGTCCTTTGTCCTGCGCTCACCGGCCGGGACGAGGGCGGCAAGCTGCTACGAGGCCACCGGCACGCATCGATTCTGCCTACGGACCTCGACCGCGACGGACATCTCGACCACATCCTCGTCCACGCGCCCATGGGGCTCGACCCCAGGGCGCAGCAGGCCATCAGGTCCCTGCGCCGCACGTGGACCAGGGGTGGGGTGGGCGATCTTCAGCTCGCCGTCGCGGGCCAGGGCAGTCTGGCCGACCTGCTCGGGTTGTCTTCGCCCCTCGACGTCGGCATCCGCCAGCTACTTGGACCGACCGGGAGCGCTTCGGCCTGGGTGAGCGAAACGCCCTTTGTGCCCCCGCGCCATCCCAAGCCACGCGGCTCAAGCAGCATCGAGGGCCAGGTGCTCGCCGAGCTTGCATCCCGCGACCTTCCGTCCGCTGAGGTCCGAGTGCTCCCGTGGAACGAGCAGAACCACGCCCTGCGACACGCGGTTCGCGTGCGGCGGCACCCGGCCCATCCGCCGCCGGTCGATGCTGGGTTCGCCATCAGTTTGATCTTCTCCGTGCCGGTCCCAGGCCCCATCTCACTGGGCTACGCTGCTCACTTCGGCCTTGGACAGTTCCGCGCCCTGGAGGTCTAG